In a genomic window of Sphingomonas lutea:
- a CDS encoding FAD-binding protein, whose translation MVKFDKRAELAPRDIVARAIDHEIKRLGLDYVHLDISHRDEDFVRAHFPNIYDKLLGLGIDITREPIPVVPAQHYTCGGIVVDRDGRTDAPGLYAAGEATESGLHGANRLASNSLLECVVFGQAAAEHIAANFETLPQVPKIRPWDESRVTDSDEEVVIAQTWGEIRRFMWNYVGIVRTTKRLERAKRRIDMLRQEVADYYSNFRVTPDLIELRNLVEVADLIVRSALSRKESRGLHYTLDYPDMRAEARDTVLIP comes from the coding sequence ATGGTCAAGTTCGACAAGCGCGCGGAGCTTGCCCCGCGGGACATCGTCGCCCGCGCCATCGACCATGAGATCAAGCGCCTCGGACTCGACTATGTTCACCTCGACATTTCGCATCGCGACGAGGATTTCGTCCGCGCCCATTTCCCCAACATCTACGACAAGCTGCTCGGCCTTGGCATCGACATCACGCGCGAGCCCATCCCGGTCGTGCCGGCGCAACATTACACCTGCGGCGGAATCGTCGTGGACCGCGACGGGCGGACCGATGCGCCGGGGCTCTACGCGGCCGGCGAAGCGACCGAATCCGGGCTTCACGGCGCCAATCGCCTTGCGTCCAACAGCCTGCTGGAATGCGTCGTCTTCGGCCAGGCCGCAGCCGAGCATATCGCTGCCAATTTCGAAACGCTGCCGCAGGTGCCGAAGATTCGCCCATGGGACGAAAGCCGGGTCACCGACAGCGACGAAGAGGTCGTGATCGCCCAGACGTGGGGCGAGATCCGCCGCTTCATGTGGAATTACGTGGGCATCGTCCGCACCACCAAACGGCTCGAGCGGGCGAAGCGGCGAATTGACATGCTGCGCCAGGAAGTCGCTGATTATTACAGCAATTTCCGCGTCACGCCGGACCTGATCGAACTTCGCAACCTGGTCGAGGTCGCGGACCTCATTGTCCGCTCGGCGCTTTCGCGAAAGGAAAGCCGCGGGCTACATTACACCCTCGATTACCCGGACATGCGTGCAGAAGCGCGTGACACCGTCCTCATTCCATGA
- a CDS encoding Crp/Fnr family transcriptional regulator gives MSANPLSCATCPVRSRAACSALREEERGELARIGHHQRLRRGQTLFAAHDEPAHCATLISGALKISSFGEDGTERILSLVHPAGFIGEMFAPVADHQIVALTDSKLCVFSKRDYERAVERFPALGRALLRRSAEDLFESRALIDLLGRRSSLQKVSGMLLAMARAASDSPCHPAATFDLPVTRGEMAGMLGLTIETVSRQLSKLERDGLIHRSGTRGIEIVDAARLGRLGG, from the coding sequence GTGAGTGCCAACCCTCTCAGCTGCGCGACATGCCCGGTGCGCAGCCGCGCCGCCTGCTCGGCGCTGCGCGAGGAGGAGCGCGGCGAGCTGGCGCGAATCGGGCATCACCAGCGCCTTCGGCGTGGGCAGACCCTGTTCGCCGCGCACGACGAGCCAGCGCATTGTGCGACGCTGATCAGCGGTGCGCTCAAGATCAGCAGTTTCGGGGAAGATGGGACCGAACGGATCCTGAGCCTCGTTCACCCGGCAGGTTTCATCGGCGAGATGTTTGCGCCGGTCGCGGATCACCAGATCGTTGCGCTCACCGACAGCAAGCTGTGCGTATTTTCCAAGCGAGACTATGAGCGAGCCGTTGAGCGATTTCCCGCGCTCGGCCGGGCTTTGCTCCGTCGCTCCGCCGAGGATCTGTTCGAAAGCCGAGCGCTAATCGACCTGTTGGGCCGCCGATCGTCGCTGCAGAAAGTCTCAGGGATGTTGCTTGCGATGGCGCGAGCGGCCAGCGATTCCCCCTGTCATCCGGCCGCGACCTTCGACCTCCCGGTCACGCGCGGGGAGATGGCGGGAATGCTCGGCCTGACGATCGAGACGGTCAGCCGTCAACTGTCAAAGCTGGAGCGCGACGGACTGATCCACCGCAGCGGAACGCGCGGCATCGAGATCGTCGATGCCGCGCGGCTGGGGAGGCTGGGCGGCTAG